TATGTTTAAACAAACCCGTGACAGGGATATAGATTTATTTTTAGGAATGAGTAAATTACCAAGACCTAAAACGCAGAAAGATGTGCCAACCTATGTTTTGATACCAGCATTTATGACGAGTGAATTAACCTATGCCTTTCAAATGGGAATTGCCCTTTTTATCCCATTTTTAGTCATTGATATGATTGTTGCCAGTGTCTTAATGTCTATGGGAATGATTATGTTACCACCAGTGATGATTTCTCTGCCCTTTAAAATACTTTTATTTGTAATGGTCGATGGCTGGAATCTTTTGGTCAGGTCACTGGTATTAAGTTTTCATTAGAGTTGAGGTGAAATAATGAGCGAGGAAATGGTGATTAAATTAGTTCAAGAGGCGCTATTCTATATGTTATTAATTTCGGCGCCAATGTTAGGGGTAAGTCTAATTGTAGGATTAATCGTGAGCATATTCCAAACCGCCACCGCTATTCAGGAAATGACATTGACCTTTGTCCCAAAGATAATTGCTACACTTTTGACGATTTCTATCTTTGGATTGTGGATGTTAAAAACTTTAGTTGAATACACCACGCGATTAATAATGATGATTCCTGATTTGGTGGGATGAATAATGAACTGTTGATTTTATATTCAGCAACGGCATAATTTAAGATTTTTAATAGTCAGTCTATAGCCGAGAAAGGATTTTAATACTTGACAATTCACCATTCACCATTTATCAATTCAGCATACGGACGATAGGGAAAAAATTGTGAATTATGAATTATGAATGAATGCATAGTTAATAACATTATCCAGTATAAATCCATTACTCTAATACCTTGAAGGTAAAATATGGAATTATTTGTGACTGAGTTTCAAAAGTTTTTTTTAGTCTTAGCCCGAATTTCCGGGATATTTGTAATGGCACCTTTTTGGGGTAGTGTGAATATCCTGCCACGGATAAAAGCGGGCTTAGCCCTGTTTATCTCTTTGACTATGTTTGGAATAGTCAGAAACCATATTAACCTTGTCCCAAATGATTTATTGACATATAGTTTGTTGGTTTTCAGTGAAGTTGCCGTTGGTTTAATTATTGGGTTTATGGCGACATTGGTCATTTCTGCATTCCAAATATCCGGCGAGCTATATAGTGTGCCAA
The nucleotide sequence above comes from bacterium. Encoded proteins:
- the fliQ gene encoding flagellar biosynthesis protein FliQ, whose protein sequence is MSEEMVIKLVQEALFYMLLISAPMLGVSLIVGLIVSIFQTATAIQEMTLTFVPKIIATLLTISIFGLWMLKTLVEYTTRLIMMIPDLVG